The following proteins are co-located in the Haloarcula marismortui ATCC 43049 genome:
- a CDS encoding class I SAM-dependent methyltransferase — protein MSPSDSSGDSDDPARSRAAVRRTYEDIGDHFSKTREYAWPEVESFVDESGSVGTALDAGCGNGRHAELLAGVADRVVGLDASRALLRAATDRVGDSVALLQGDATRLPLAAGAVDLAVYVATLHHLPSQTARRASLDELARVLAPGARALVSAWSTAHDHFDADPDADEGFDTTVDWTLPGGETVPRFYHIYAPAEFERDVADSDLRLVSMELSSGNCYGVVEPEGKRT, from the coding sequence ATGTCACCCTCCGATTCGAGCGGCGACAGTGACGACCCGGCGCGCTCGCGGGCCGCCGTCCGCCGGACCTACGAGGACATCGGTGACCACTTCTCGAAGACCCGCGAGTATGCCTGGCCGGAGGTCGAATCGTTCGTCGACGAGTCCGGCAGTGTCGGGACGGCGCTCGATGCCGGCTGTGGCAACGGCCGCCACGCGGAACTGCTCGCGGGGGTCGCTGACCGCGTCGTCGGCCTTGACGCCAGCCGCGCGCTCCTGCGGGCGGCGACCGACCGCGTCGGCGACAGCGTTGCGCTACTGCAGGGCGACGCGACCCGCCTTCCGCTCGCTGCCGGGGCCGTCGACCTCGCGGTGTACGTCGCGACGCTGCATCACCTCCCGTCACAGACCGCCCGTCGCGCCAGTCTGGACGAACTGGCCCGCGTCCTCGCGCCGGGCGCTCGGGCGCTCGTCAGTGCGTGGAGCACGGCCCACGACCACTTCGACGCCGACCCCGACGCGGACGAGGGCTTTGACACGACCGTCGACTGGACGCTCCCCGGCGGCGAGACGGTCCCGCGGTTCTATCACATCTACGCGCCGGCCGAATTCGAGCGCGATGTCGCCGACAGCGACCTCCGGCTCGTCTCGATGGAGCTGTCAAGCGGCAACTGTTACGGGGTTGTCGAGCCAGAAGGGAAACGCACTTAA
- a CDS encoding tyrosine--tRNA ligase produces MDTAERLDLVTRHTTEVVTEDELRTLFEESDPSAYIGYAPTGEMHIGHFTTMRKLADFLRAGVDVTVLIADLHAHLDDNKSPFDLLDARSAYYETAIEGMIEAAGADPEDVTFVRGTDFQLDEEYTLEMYRMAAETTISRTQRAASEVVRESESPNLGGLIYPLMQTLDVKALDADIAYGGVDQRGIYMLSREILPDHGGESPICLFAPLLSGLSGGKMSASDEASKVNLTDSPDEVDEKINQAYCPAGEVEENGVLEYLQHLVFPVLDVRGDSFVVERPEEYGGDLTYESYDEVESDFVSGELHPADLKPSAASAISDVIDPVRERLADKDELLAEAYPEKYGAE; encoded by the coding sequence ATGGATACCGCCGAGCGACTCGATCTGGTGACGCGACACACCACAGAGGTCGTCACCGAGGACGAACTGCGGACGCTGTTCGAGGAGAGCGACCCGTCGGCGTACATCGGCTACGCGCCGACCGGCGAGATGCACATCGGCCACTTCACGACGATGCGAAAGCTCGCTGACTTCCTGCGGGCCGGCGTCGACGTGACGGTTCTCATCGCGGACCTGCATGCTCACCTCGACGACAACAAATCGCCTTTCGATCTGCTGGATGCCCGTTCGGCCTACTACGAGACGGCCATCGAGGGCATGATTGAAGCGGCCGGCGCGGACCCCGAGGACGTGACCTTCGTCCGCGGGACCGACTTCCAGCTCGACGAAGAGTACACGCTGGAGATGTACCGGATGGCCGCTGAGACGACCATCTCTCGTACGCAGCGCGCGGCCAGCGAGGTCGTCCGCGAATCTGAGAGCCCGAACCTCGGCGGACTCATCTACCCGCTGATGCAGACGCTTGACGTGAAGGCGCTGGACGCCGACATCGCCTACGGCGGCGTCGACCAGCGCGGCATCTACATGCTCTCGCGCGAAATCCTCCCGGATCACGGCGGCGAGTCGCCGATCTGTCTGTTCGCGCCGCTGCTGTCGGGCCTGTCCGGCGGCAAGATGAGCGCCTCGGACGAAGCGTCGAAGGTCAACCTCACCGACAGCCCCGATGAGGTCGACGAGAAAATCAACCAGGCGTACTGCCCGGCCGGCGAGGTCGAGGAGAACGGCGTGCTGGAGTACCTCCAGCACCTCGTCTTTCCGGTGCTGGACGTTCGCGGCGATTCGTTCGTCGTCGAGCGCCCGGAGGAGTACGGCGGCGACCTGACCTACGAGAGCTACGACGAGGTCGAATCGGACTTCGTCAGCGGCGAACTCCACCCCGCCGACCTGAAGCCGTCGGCCGCCAGCGCGATCTCGGACGTTATCGACCCGGTTCGGGAGCGACTGGCCGACAAAGACGAGCTACTCGCCGAGGCCTACCCCGAAAAGTACGGCGCGGAGTGA
- a CDS encoding Cdc6/Cdc18 family protein: MDIEARIKRRQRRNGEPRLIQDYESISPVVHIEEPADRGPVLERLLDHLDPVFDGQLPPNAYVYGPCGSGKSAVITALFANLEQLPTEQQAIIHTTTRAQPPTSPSFVYVNARETASEFAFYHAVLDALVDDSVPEHGIGTETLKSRLHDLVRGQRTGIVIAVDHIGEPESIQAPALVDLFAGLPSNVSWLAIGRDDPSTTELTRYTAESISIDRYQRQMLVDVLMTRTSNGLAQQGLDHGQARHIADWADGNAHDALAALFIAAELAEERGQDRITQANVDAAIAEVPDPCVSLGVVLSLPTNRQTVLRELIDLEESERSSVTATTEAIASAQSVDLSAGTVKRFLYEMAESGVVDRVEATVTNGQGRPPSRVEPRFPPTAFRRLYDLQQ; encoded by the coding sequence ATGGACATTGAAGCGAGAATCAAGCGTCGACAACGCCGGAACGGTGAGCCACGCCTCATTCAGGATTACGAGTCTATCTCACCGGTCGTCCACATAGAGGAGCCGGCCGACCGCGGGCCGGTCCTCGAACGGCTCCTCGACCACCTCGATCCAGTGTTCGATGGGCAGCTTCCGCCGAACGCGTACGTGTACGGCCCCTGCGGTTCAGGGAAGTCCGCGGTTATCACGGCGCTGTTCGCCAACTTAGAACAGCTCCCGACGGAGCAACAGGCGATTATCCACACAACGACCCGTGCACAGCCACCGACCTCTCCGTCGTTCGTCTACGTGAACGCCCGAGAGACCGCAAGCGAGTTCGCGTTCTACCACGCGGTTCTGGACGCACTCGTTGACGACTCGGTGCCGGAGCATGGGATCGGGACGGAGACGCTCAAGTCACGGCTCCACGACCTGGTCCGAGGGCAACGCACAGGCATCGTCATTGCTGTCGACCACATCGGCGAACCGGAGAGCATCCAGGCCCCGGCCCTCGTTGACCTGTTTGCTGGCTTACCGAGCAACGTTAGCTGGCTCGCTATCGGTCGCGATGACCCGTCGACAACTGAACTGACGCGGTACACCGCCGAGTCGATCAGTATCGACCGCTACCAGCGTCAGATGCTCGTCGACGTGTTGATGACCAGAACCTCGAACGGGCTGGCCCAGCAGGGACTTGATCACGGTCAGGCGAGACATATCGCTGACTGGGCCGACGGCAACGCCCACGATGCCCTTGCCGCTTTGTTTATCGCTGCAGAACTGGCCGAGGAACGGGGCCAGGACCGGATCACACAGGCCAACGTCGACGCGGCCATCGCGGAGGTGCCCGACCCCTGTGTTTCGTTAGGCGTTGTTCTCTCTCTGCCGACAAACCGACAGACCGTTCTCAGGGAACTCATCGACCTAGAGGAGAGCGAACGCTCCTCGGTAACGGCGACGACGGAGGCGATTGCCTCGGCACAGTCAGTCGATCTCTCTGCCGGGACCGTCAAACGGTTCCTCTACGAAATGGCTGAATCCGGCGTCGTTGACCGCGTCGAAGCGACGGTCACTAATGGTCAGGGACGCCCACCGAGCCGCGTCGAACCGCGGTTCCCGCCGACTGCGTTCCGACGGCTGTACGACTTGCAGCAGTAG
- a CDS encoding IS6-like element ISH15 family transposase: MPKNAGLGGSIDQIDLDFVEREATPRLLMKLSIQLHLAGLSLSNTVSVLEIFGVQRARSTVYNWVHKADLQPKDGQSPDHVAVDETVIQLNGERYWLYAAVDPQTNKLLHTKLRPTTTKVLAHAFLTELSEKHDVDDAVFLVDGSRSLQAVCQRHGFDFRYEKHGNRNAVERVFREIKRRTVCFSNCFSNAEAETADDWIRSFSFAWNQLI; encoded by the coding sequence ATGCCCAAAAACGCCGGCCTCGGCGGTAGTATCGACCAAATCGACTTAGATTTTGTGGAGCGAGAAGCGACACCGCGACTGCTGATGAAGCTGAGTATTCAGCTGCATTTGGCTGGACTATCACTTTCGAATACTGTCTCGGTTCTTGAAATATTCGGTGTCCAACGCGCTCGATCAACTGTCTATAATTGGGTTCACAAAGCAGATTTACAGCCCAAAGATGGACAGTCACCGGATCACGTTGCGGTTGACGAAACTGTGATCCAACTCAACGGTGAGAGATATTGGCTGTACGCCGCTGTCGATCCACAAACGAACAAATTGCTTCATACGAAGCTTAGACCAACTACAACAAAGGTTCTCGCCCATGCATTTCTCACCGAACTCTCTGAGAAACACGACGTCGACGACGCCGTGTTTCTCGTCGATGGCTCCAGATCGTTACAAGCTGTGTGTCAACGACATGGCTTCGATTTCAGATACGAAAAACATGGAAATCGGAATGCTGTTGAACGTGTCTTCAGAGAAATAAAACGACGAACTGTCTGTTTCTCAAACTGTTTCAGCAACGCCGAAGCGGAAACAGCCGATGATTGGATCAGATCGTTCAGCTTCGCATGGAATCAGCTTATCTGA
- the glpK gene encoding glycerol kinase GlpK: MADTYVGAIDQGTTGTRFMVFDHSGQVVANAYEKHEQIYPEPGWVEHDPVEIWENTQEVVTKGLADAGVGAEQLEALGITNQRETTIVWDKETGKPVHNALVWQDRRTTDRVEEIQEEDKVEWIRGKTGLECDAYFSATKTEWILDNAEPLKMQSSRGADLRERAEDGELLMGTIDAWLIYKLTGNHITDVSNASRTMLYNIHDMEWDDELLEEFGVPESMVPEVRPSSDESLYGHTDADGFLKEEVPVAGALGDQQAALFGQTCFDKGDAKNTYGTGAFYLMNTGSEAVASDNGLLTTVGFQMSGEPVQYALEGSIFIAGAAIEWLEDVDLINNAAQTAELARSVESTDGVYMVPAFTGLGAPHWDGRARGTIVGMTRGTRKEHIVRATLESIAYQTRDLAEAMEEDSGVEMTTLRVDGGAVKNNFLCQLQSDIIQTDIARPQVDETTALGSAYAAGLAVGYWDTVDELRDNWQVDEEFSPEMDAGKADKMYARWDDAVDRSRDWAQEE, encoded by the coding sequence ATGGCAGACACATACGTTGGCGCGATCGATCAGGGAACGACCGGTACCCGCTTCATGGTGTTCGACCACAGCGGCCAGGTCGTTGCGAATGCCTACGAGAAGCACGAACAGATTTACCCGGAGCCCGGCTGGGTTGAGCACGACCCCGTCGAAATCTGGGAAAACACGCAGGAAGTCGTGACGAAGGGGCTGGCGGATGCAGGTGTCGGTGCCGAACAGCTCGAAGCGCTTGGCATCACGAACCAGCGTGAGACGACGATCGTCTGGGACAAGGAGACCGGCAAACCGGTCCACAACGCGCTGGTCTGGCAGGACCGCCGAACCACCGACCGCGTCGAGGAAATTCAGGAAGAGGACAAAGTCGAATGGATCCGGGGGAAGACCGGGCTGGAATGTGACGCCTACTTCTCGGCGACCAAGACCGAATGGATCCTCGACAACGCGGAACCACTCAAGATGCAGAGCTCGCGCGGCGCTGACCTCCGTGAGCGAGCCGAAGACGGTGAACTCCTGATGGGGACCATCGACGCGTGGCTCATCTACAAGCTCACCGGCAACCACATCACGGATGTCTCGAACGCATCGCGGACGATGCTGTACAACATCCACGACATGGAGTGGGACGATGAACTCCTCGAAGAGTTCGGCGTTCCGGAGTCCATGGTTCCGGAAGTCCGCCCGTCCTCCGACGAGAGTCTGTACGGGCACACCGACGCGGACGGCTTCCTCAAAGAGGAAGTCCCCGTTGCGGGCGCGCTGGGCGACCAGCAGGCCGCGCTGTTCGGCCAGACCTGCTTCGACAAGGGTGATGCGAAGAACACCTACGGCACCGGCGCGTTCTACCTGATGAACACTGGCTCCGAAGCAGTCGCCTCGGATAACGGCCTGCTGACGACCGTCGGCTTCCAGATGTCCGGTGAGCCCGTCCAGTACGCGCTGGAAGGCTCCATCTTCATCGCCGGCGCGGCCATCGAATGGCTCGAGGACGTCGACCTCATCAACAACGCCGCCCAGACAGCAGAACTGGCCCGCTCGGTTGAATCAACCGACGGTGTCTACATGGTGCCGGCCTTCACGGGTCTCGGCGCTCCGCACTGGGACGGCCGCGCCCGCGGGACGATTGTCGGAATGACCCGCGGAACGCGAAAAGAGCACATCGTGCGTGCGACCCTGGAATCCATCGCGTACCAGACCCGCGACCTCGCGGAAGCGATGGAGGAAGACTCCGGTGTCGAGATGACGACGCTGCGAGTCGACGGTGGTGCAGTCAAGAACAACTTCCTCTGTCAGCTCCAGTCCGACATCATCCAGACGGACATCGCTCGACCACAGGTTGACGAGACCACTGCCCTCGGGTCGGCATACGCAGCCGGCCTCGCCGTCGGGTACTGGGACACCGTCGACGAACTTCGGGACAACTGGCAGGTCGACGAGGAGTTCTCGCCGGAGATGGACGCTGGAAAGGCAGACAAGATGTACGCCCGCTGGGACGACGCCGTCGACCGTTCCCGTGACTGGGCACAGGAGGAATAA
- the pyk gene encoding pyruvate kinase, which translates to MRSAKIVCTLGPASDSVDDIASLAKAGMSVARLNASHGSPEHRREMIDRIRQVDEAVEEPVAAMLDMPGPEVRTAEIDEPIQLTEGSTIRYVVGDDATPEEVGLSQSITAVEPGDRVLLDDGRIETTVERVEDETVFATVENGGELAARKGVNVPGVELDLPTITENDEQELDVAAEKEPDFVAASFVRDGEDIYEISQALEERGVDIPIIAKIERAGAVENLDSIIDEAYGVMVARGDLGVECPLEDVPIIQKRIIRRCHEAGVPVITATEMLDSMVHSRRPTRAEASDVANAVLDGTDAVMLSGETAIGDHPARVVETMDRIIRDVEGSEEYAESREQRVPNAGDTRTDALARSGRFLARDIGASAIVAASESGYTALKSAKYRPSIPIVASTPSERVRRKLALSWGITPVTTEYTTEGADAVIQTAVQAALDTEAADSGDTVVVLSGMMTELEGMNTANMLKVHVAAETVASGRSIVDGLVTGPVHRISTAPPRESPGDLSNVPEGAILAVPEGFDGEFVGDTSRIGGIIDGHEGVTSYAAIVARELSIPMISNADLPDAVSDGSTVTLDSERGVVYEESVGREDISGRERDY; encoded by the coding sequence ATGCGTAGCGCAAAGATCGTCTGTACTCTCGGTCCTGCGTCGGACTCGGTCGACGACATCGCGTCACTCGCAAAAGCCGGTATGTCCGTTGCCAGACTGAACGCGAGCCACGGCTCGCCGGAACACCGCCGTGAAATGATCGATCGCATCCGGCAGGTGGACGAGGCAGTCGAGGAACCGGTCGCGGCCATGCTCGATATGCCTGGGCCGGAAGTCCGGACCGCGGAGATCGACGAACCGATTCAGCTCACGGAGGGGTCTACCATCCGGTACGTCGTCGGTGACGACGCGACGCCAGAAGAGGTCGGGCTTTCGCAGTCGATTACGGCAGTCGAGCCGGGCGACCGGGTGTTACTCGATGACGGCCGAATCGAGACGACCGTCGAACGTGTCGAGGACGAGACAGTGTTTGCGACCGTCGAGAACGGCGGCGAACTGGCCGCCCGCAAAGGCGTCAACGTTCCCGGCGTCGAACTCGACCTGCCGACGATTACGGAAAACGACGAACAAGAACTCGACGTGGCCGCCGAGAAGGAGCCTGATTTCGTGGCCGCCTCGTTTGTCCGTGACGGCGAGGATATCTACGAGATCAGCCAGGCACTCGAAGAGCGCGGTGTCGACATTCCGATCATCGCCAAGATTGAACGGGCCGGTGCCGTCGAAAACCTCGACTCGATCATCGACGAGGCCTATGGCGTGATGGTCGCCCGCGGTGACCTCGGCGTGGAGTGCCCCCTTGAGGATGTCCCTATCATTCAAAAGCGCATCATCCGCCGGTGTCACGAGGCCGGCGTCCCGGTCATCACGGCCACCGAGATGCTTGACTCGATGGTCCACTCCCGGCGGCCGACCCGCGCGGAGGCCTCAGACGTGGCAAACGCAGTTCTGGACGGTACCGATGCAGTGATGCTCTCTGGTGAGACGGCGATCGGTGACCACCCGGCCCGTGTCGTCGAGACGATGGACCGGATTATCCGCGATGTCGAGGGCAGCGAAGAGTACGCCGAATCCCGCGAACAGCGCGTGCCAAACGCCGGGGATACCCGAACAGACGCGCTCGCACGCTCGGGTCGGTTCCTCGCCCGCGACATCGGGGCGTCGGCGATTGTCGCCGCGTCCGAGTCCGGCTACACTGCCCTGAAATCGGCGAAATACCGGCCGTCGATTCCCATCGTCGCGTCGACACCGAGCGAGCGCGTCCGCCGAAAGCTCGCGCTCTCGTGGGGTATCACACCCGTAACGACCGAGTACACTACCGAGGGCGCTGATGCCGTCATCCAGACGGCAGTGCAGGCAGCCCTCGACACCGAGGCCGCAGACAGCGGTGACACGGTCGTCGTCCTCTCTGGGATGATGACCGAACTGGAGGGAATGAATACGGCGAATATGCTGAAAGTCCACGTTGCGGCCGAAACGGTCGCGAGCGGTCGGTCCATTGTTGATGGCCTAGTGACTGGCCCCGTCCATCGGATTTCGACGGCCCCGCCCCGGGAGTCGCCAGGCGACCTCTCGAACGTCCCCGAGGGGGCGATACTGGCGGTTCCAGAAGGGTTCGACGGCGAGTTCGTTGGCGACACCAGCCGCATCGGTGGCATCATCGACGGCCACGAGGGCGTCACGAGCTACGCAGCTATCGTCGCCCGCGAGCTTTCGATTCCGATGATATCGAACGCGGACCTGCCTGATGCTGTCTCCGACGGGTCGACTGTTACACTAGACTCCGAGCGCGGCGTCGTCTACGAGGAGTCCGTTGGACGAGAGGACATCTCAGGCAGGGAGCGAGACTACTGA
- the dinB gene encoding DNA polymerase IV: MDAARLPGTSGPEQIVAHVDMDCFYAACEQRREPALRNEPLVVGMGYENGATHGAVATASYEARAYGVESAMAISEALERLPRKVKAVADPDLTVEDAGFYRPVDMDFYESVAADVREILHTEADVVREVSIDEAYLDVTERVSWETVMSWAQDLKDTIESAVGVVASVGVAPTMSAAKVASDRDKPDGLVVVEPGAVREFFDDLPVEDVHGVGPVTARELAALDIETAGDLAAADPELLAERFGERGREIRRYARGEDERSVTPKGDPKSLSRESAFTDATTDIEAKCRQVRTLADAVADRAERKGARYQTIGIKVVTPPFDVNTRARSLPGPVEEPELVRRIALDLLGEFADDPVRKVGVRVSNLDFSAGEQANLDGFGGDNGSEEASGSSRTSSTPAAADELDDDGQVGLGTFVANDGDTEAVEDTAGEGTDASETHISLPPGQTTLAEF; encoded by the coding sequence ATGGACGCTGCGCGGCTCCCCGGGACCAGCGGCCCCGAGCAGATAGTCGCGCACGTCGATATGGACTGTTTCTACGCCGCCTGTGAACAGCGGCGGGAGCCCGCACTCAGAAATGAGCCACTCGTCGTGGGGATGGGCTACGAGAACGGCGCGACCCACGGGGCTGTTGCGACAGCGAGCTACGAGGCCCGAGCGTACGGTGTCGAATCAGCGATGGCCATCTCCGAAGCACTGGAACGCCTTCCACGGAAGGTCAAGGCTGTTGCGGACCCGGACCTCACTGTCGAAGACGCCGGCTTCTATCGCCCAGTCGACATGGATTTCTACGAGTCCGTTGCTGCGGATGTCCGGGAAATCCTCCATACAGAAGCGGATGTCGTCCGCGAGGTGAGTATCGACGAGGCGTATCTGGATGTGACCGAGCGGGTCTCATGGGAGACGGTCATGTCGTGGGCGCAGGACCTGAAAGACACAATCGAGTCAGCGGTGGGCGTGGTCGCGAGTGTCGGCGTTGCCCCGACGATGAGCGCCGCGAAGGTGGCCAGCGACCGCGACAAGCCGGACGGCCTGGTCGTCGTCGAACCGGGGGCCGTCCGAGAGTTCTTCGATGACCTCCCTGTCGAGGACGTGCACGGCGTCGGCCCGGTCACCGCCAGAGAACTCGCCGCACTCGATATCGAAACCGCGGGGGACCTCGCGGCCGCTGACCCGGAACTGCTGGCCGAACGCTTCGGCGAGCGCGGTCGTGAAATACGCCGCTACGCCCGCGGTGAGGACGAGCGCTCGGTGACGCCGAAAGGCGACCCCAAGAGTCTCTCACGGGAGTCCGCGTTCACTGACGCGACGACCGATATAGAAGCCAAGTGTCGACAGGTCCGCACCCTCGCCGATGCCGTCGCTGACCGCGCCGAGCGAAAAGGCGCGCGGTATCAGACCATCGGCATCAAGGTCGTGACGCCGCCGTTCGATGTGAATACGCGGGCCCGGTCGCTCCCCGGTCCAGTCGAGGAGCCTGAACTGGTCAGACGCATCGCGCTGGACTTGCTCGGCGAGTTCGCCGACGATCCCGTTCGGAAGGTCGGTGTCCGTGTTTCGAACCTGGACTTCTCTGCCGGCGAACAGGCCAATCTGGACGGGTTTGGCGGTGACAATGGTTCCGAGGAGGCGTCCGGTAGTTCCCGCACCAGCAGTACCCCAGCGGCAGCCGACGAGTTGGATGACGACGGGCAGGTCGGACTCGGGACGTTCGTTGCGAACGACGGGGATACCGAGGCTGTCGAAGACACGGCGGGCGAGGGAACAGACGCCAGTGAGACGCATATCTCGCTCCCGCCCGGTCAGACCACGCTCGCAGAGTTCTAG
- the kdgK1 gene encoding bifunctional 2-dehydro-3-deoxygluconokinase/2-dehydro-3-deoxygalactonokinase, producing MTELVTFGETMLRLSPPGDERLETADQYAVRAAGAESNVAVAAQRLGVDAMWASKLPDSPVGRRVTGELKHHGVSVDVAWDDSDSARQGTYYLEQGSPPRGNDVIYDRQNASVTTATPAELPTEAIADAAGFHTSGITPALSETLESTTADLLSLAQDAGTTTSFDLNYRSKLWTPAEARSVLTELFPSVDLLVVAERDANVVLDRTGDAETIARDLAAEYGFEATVITRGSDGALALADGTVTEQPTFESTDAHPVGTGDSFVGGFLSQYLSGGTVADGLAWGAATAALKRTIPGDIAVVSPDEIRSILSGDTEAISR from the coding sequence ATGACGGAGTTAGTTACGTTCGGTGAGACGATGTTGCGGTTATCGCCACCTGGCGACGAGCGACTGGAGACTGCAGACCAGTACGCCGTCAGGGCGGCTGGCGCGGAGTCGAACGTCGCAGTTGCTGCGCAACGGCTTGGAGTCGACGCGATGTGGGCGTCGAAACTCCCCGATTCACCGGTCGGTCGCCGAGTCACGGGTGAACTCAAGCACCACGGCGTGTCGGTCGATGTTGCCTGGGACGACTCCGACAGCGCCCGACAGGGAACATACTATCTAGAACAGGGCAGCCCACCACGGGGCAACGACGTTATTTACGATCGCCAAAACGCCAGTGTCACAACCGCCACACCAGCTGAGCTTCCCACGGAGGCCATCGCAGACGCCGCGGGGTTCCATACCTCGGGGATCACACCGGCGCTCTCGGAGACGCTCGAATCGACCACTGCTGACCTCCTTTCGCTCGCACAAGACGCGGGCACGACGACGAGCTTCGACCTGAACTACCGCTCGAAGCTCTGGACGCCGGCGGAAGCCCGTTCAGTTCTGACAGAGCTATTCCCGTCTGTCGACCTGCTCGTTGTTGCCGAACGCGATGCGAACGTCGTGTTGGACCGGACCGGCGACGCCGAAACGATCGCTCGGGACCTCGCCGCCGAGTACGGGTTCGAAGCGACAGTGATCACCCGTGGTAGCGATGGGGCGCTCGCGCTTGCTGATGGGACTGTAACGGAGCAACCGACGTTCGAGTCGACCGATGCGCACCCGGTTGGGACCGGCGACTCCTTTGTCGGTGGTTTCCTCTCGCAGTACCTCTCCGGTGGCACCGTTGCAGACGGGCTTGCTTGGGGTGCCGCGACGGCCGCACTCAAACGGACGATACCAGGCGATATTGCTGTCGTATCGCCAGACGAAATCCGTTCTATTCTCAGCGGTGATACGGAAGCGATTTCGCGGTAG
- a CDS encoding ROK family protein → MGAYAGVDLGATHIRAVIGDETGSIVSSHKTETPRGPAGIAVTEAVLDAIRQACDAADIAPTDVVAAGIGSFGPMDLAEGVVENPANLPDTIDRIPLTGPVENLIGSERVSLHNDANAGVIGERFYSDRSPDDMVYLTISSGVGAGVAVDGNILSGWDGNAGEVGHLTIDPHGFMTCGCGHDGHWEAYCSGENIPRYATQLHREDPVETALPIETEEFSAADIFEYAGEDEFASHVLDQICHWNAIGVANIVHAYAPLVVYVGGAVALNNPEQVLNPIRERLDDMVMSNIPDIQLTQFGDDVVVRGALASALTGGTGDPSQRV, encoded by the coding sequence ATGGGCGCTTACGCAGGGGTCGACCTCGGAGCGACACATATTCGCGCTGTTATCGGTGACGAGACGGGCTCGATAGTCTCGTCACACAAAACTGAAACACCACGTGGACCGGCGGGCATTGCGGTCACGGAGGCGGTCCTCGACGCGATCCGGCAGGCCTGTGACGCCGCCGACATCGCCCCCACAGACGTGGTTGCCGCCGGTATCGGATCCTTCGGCCCGATGGATCTGGCCGAAGGTGTCGTCGAAAACCCAGCGAACCTTCCAGACACCATCGACCGGATTCCGCTGACTGGGCCGGTCGAAAACCTCATCGGCAGCGAGCGAGTGTCGCTACACAACGACGCCAACGCCGGCGTCATCGGCGAACGGTTCTACTCGGACCGGAGCCCCGATGACATGGTGTATCTCACTATCTCATCCGGAGTCGGCGCTGGGGTCGCCGTTGACGGGAACATCCTGTCAGGCTGGGACGGCAACGCCGGCGAAGTCGGGCATCTGACCATCGATCCGCACGGTTTCATGACCTGTGGCTGTGGGCACGACGGCCACTGGGAGGCATATTGCTCGGGCGAGAACATTCCCCGGTATGCCACACAACTGCACCGAGAGGACCCCGTCGAGACGGCGCTCCCAATCGAGACTGAGGAGTTTTCGGCGGCAGATATCTTCGAGTATGCTGGTGAAGATGAGTTCGCGTCTCACGTTCTCGACCAGATCTGTCACTGGAACGCTATCGGCGTCGCGAACATCGTTCACGCGTATGCACCTCTCGTTGTCTACGTCGGTGGGGCCGTTGCACTCAACAACCCCGAGCAGGTGCTAAATCCGATCCGGGAGCGGCTCGATGACATGGTGATGTCGAACATTCCGGATATCCAGTTAACGCAGTTTGGCGACGATGTCGTGGTTCGTGGTGCACTGGCGTCCGCACTGACTGGCGGCACAGGCGACCCGTCACAGCGCGTTTAA